The following proteins are co-located in the Paenibacillus sp. JNUCC32 genome:
- a CDS encoding alpha-amylase family protein translates to MRFRQVHLDFHTSEAIPGIGSRFSKPQFQNMLRAGHVDSITVFSKCHHGWAYHPSEANETHPHLSFDLLGEMISAAHEIGVKTPVYLSAGLDEKLARRHPEWLIRDAEDRTRWAKDFMTPGYHEFCFNTPYLDILLAQIREVVSRYDADGIFLDIVGIRQCRCQHCVTALQSAGHDPRDEAAVAALGESTYLNYARRVRETIDEIKPGLPVFHNSGHQRRGRRDLAQVNSHLELESLPTGGWGYDHFPLSARYAQTLGMDYLGMTGKFHTSWGEFGGYKHPNALRFETALSLAHGAKCSIGDQLHPSGLMDEATYALIGTAYAEVEAKEPWCSATSSVADIAVLSLEAAWEACPEARKSNDRNNLADAGAVRILTEGHYLYDIVDASADFSLYNVLILPDEVPIWPELEEDIRAFTAGGGKVLASGRSGLNAAGDAFALDLGLNWQGQSPYRPSYFRPDFVPGPLMPASYVMYGEGQLVELNGGRTFGSRENPYFNRDVFTFCSHQHTPSDGEDGGPGMIESTNGIYIAWNVFGDYADNGHLILKEMVLHAIDRLLPQPTLRCDLPARGIATLQYQQEENRYINHLLYASPVLKGRIEVIEDIVPLRDVSVRLRLPAAPSIRRVYLAPSMEELPYTIGSQGEINYTVPNLDNHQMVVLELA, encoded by the coding sequence ATGCGTTTTCGTCAGGTTCATCTCGACTTCCATACATCCGAGGCCATTCCCGGCATCGGTAGCCGGTTTTCAAAACCCCAGTTTCAGAACATGCTGCGCGCTGGGCATGTCGATTCCATCACCGTGTTTTCTAAATGCCATCACGGCTGGGCTTACCATCCGAGCGAAGCCAATGAAACGCACCCACATCTCTCATTCGATCTGCTGGGCGAAATGATCTCGGCTGCCCATGAAATCGGCGTCAAGACGCCGGTGTACTTATCCGCGGGGCTGGACGAAAAGCTGGCGCGGCGCCATCCCGAATGGCTGATCCGCGACGCGGAAGACCGTACACGCTGGGCAAAAGATTTCATGACGCCCGGTTACCATGAATTTTGCTTCAACACGCCTTACCTGGACATCTTGCTGGCGCAAATCCGCGAGGTAGTTTCCAGGTATGATGCGGACGGCATTTTTCTTGACATCGTCGGAATCCGTCAATGCCGGTGCCAGCATTGCGTGACCGCGCTGCAATCAGCGGGTCATGACCCTCGCGATGAAGCTGCCGTTGCCGCGTTAGGCGAATCCACCTACCTGAACTATGCCCGCCGGGTAAGAGAAACGATCGATGAGATCAAACCCGGTCTGCCGGTATTCCATAACAGCGGCCATCAACGTCGCGGCCGCCGCGACCTTGCTCAAGTCAACAGCCATTTGGAACTCGAATCGCTTCCTACCGGAGGCTGGGGTTACGATCACTTTCCGCTGTCCGCACGCTATGCACAGACGCTAGGCATGGACTATCTCGGCATGACGGGCAAATTCCATACCTCCTGGGGCGAATTCGGCGGTTACAAGCATCCGAACGCACTGCGCTTCGAAACGGCGCTCAGTCTCGCCCATGGCGCCAAGTGCTCGATCGGTGACCAGCTTCATCCTTCGGGTCTTATGGATGAAGCAACCTACGCCTTGATCGGCACAGCCTATGCGGAGGTGGAAGCGAAAGAGCCTTGGTGCAGCGCAACCTCTTCCGTGGCGGACATCGCCGTCCTGTCGCTGGAGGCTGCTTGGGAGGCTTGCCCGGAAGCACGGAAGTCGAATGACCGGAACAACCTGGCGGATGCCGGTGCGGTACGCATCCTGACCGAAGGGCATTACCTTTACGACATCGTGGATGCAAGTGCTGATTTTAGCCTCTACAACGTGCTGATTCTGCCGGACGAGGTACCGATATGGCCCGAATTGGAAGAGGACATCCGTGCATTCACCGCGGGCGGAGGAAAAGTTCTAGCCTCGGGTCGTTCGGGCTTGAATGCGGCAGGCGACGCGTTTGCACTGGATCTCGGATTGAACTGGCAGGGCCAGAGCCCATACCGTCCGTCTTATTTCCGCCCGGACTTTGTTCCAGGACCTCTCATGCCTGCATCGTACGTAATGTACGGTGAAGGTCAGCTGGTTGAATTGAACGGCGGCCGAACGTTTGGCAGCCGGGAGAACCCGTACTTCAACCGCGATGTGTTCACGTTCTGCTCACATCAGCACACGCCAAGCGACGGAGAAGACGGCGGCCCGGGGATGATCGAGAGCACAAACGGCATCTACATCGCATGGAATGTGTTCGGCGACTATGCGGACAACGGCCATCTCATTCTGAAGGAGATGGTATTGCATGCGATCGACCGGCTCCTGCCGCAGCCTACTCTGCGCTGCGATTTGCCGGCACGGGGCATCGCAACGCTGCAGTATCAGCAGGAAGAAAACCGCTATATCAATCACCTTCTCTATGCTTCTCCTGTCCTGAAGGGGCGCATTGAAGTCATCGAGGACATCGTACCGCTGCGGGATGTTTCCGTCCGCTTGCGCCTCCCTGCGGCGCCTTCGATCCGGCGGGTCTATCTGGCCCCCTCGATGGAAGAGCTTCCTTATACCATTGGGAGTCAGGGGGAGATCAACTATACGGTTCCCAATCTGGATAATCATCAAATGGTTGTGCTGGAACTGGCGTAA
- a CDS encoding serine hydrolase domain-containing protein produces MKREYWPTKAWQAAAPEALSLDAGKLSDLDALIPSEYGNINGMVVVRNGYIAYEKYDHGCGPEDTHHVASVTKSVLSALIGIAIGAGYIDNSDQKVLDFFPEYEHKSADRQIQDITLRHLLTMTAPYPFEDWREPLDKMCMQPDWVAYTLDMLGEGGTLGAFKYSTAGVHLLSAIITRTTGKSARAFANEHLFKPIGMTEIPDHDMGSFGFDHLFGKDVRGWVKDPGGNTTGGWGLTLSPRDMARFGFLYLNRGLWDGQPIIPGDWIDQSTAMNANQYGYLWWLRDEDGIYTYSAVGDGGNIICCIPDKDMVVAIASSFIANPRDRWTLIKEGVLSAVIE; encoded by the coding sequence ATGAAGAGAGAGTATTGGCCAACGAAGGCATGGCAAGCCGCTGCCCCTGAAGCCTTGAGTTTGGATGCCGGCAAGCTTTCGGACCTTGATGCTTTGATCCCATCCGAATACGGCAACATCAACGGTATGGTCGTGGTGAGAAACGGATATATCGCATATGAAAAATACGATCATGGTTGCGGCCCGGAGGATACCCACCATGTGGCATCGGTCACCAAGAGCGTTTTATCCGCCCTCATAGGCATTGCCATCGGTGCCGGTTATATTGACAATTCGGATCAAAAGGTGCTGGATTTCTTCCCCGAATATGAACACAAGTCCGCTGATCGGCAAATACAAGACATTACGCTTCGCCATCTTCTTACGATGACGGCTCCGTATCCCTTTGAGGACTGGCGCGAGCCATTGGACAAAATGTGCATGCAGCCTGATTGGGTAGCATATACGCTTGATATGCTGGGGGAAGGCGGAACCCTGGGAGCGTTCAAATATTCCACCGCAGGAGTGCACCTGCTGTCAGCCATTATCACCCGCACCACCGGAAAAAGCGCACGCGCCTTTGCGAACGAACACTTGTTTAAACCGATTGGCATGACCGAAATCCCGGATCATGACATGGGATCATTCGGATTTGATCATTTATTCGGTAAAGACGTCAGGGGATGGGTCAAAGACCCCGGCGGCAACACCACGGGTGGATGGGGCCTTACGTTAAGCCCGCGCGATATGGCGCGTTTCGGTTTTCTGTACCTGAACCGCGGCCTATGGGACGGACAACCGATTATACCGGGAGATTGGATAGACCAATCAACGGCGATGAACGCTAACCAATACGGTTATTTGTGGTGGCTGAGGGATGAGGACGGAATTTATACATATTCGGCCGTAGGCGATGGAGGCAATATCATCTGCTGCATTCCGGATAAAGATATGGTTGTAGCGATTGCATCGTCCTTTATCGCCAATCCGCGGGATCGATGGACCTTGATAAAGGAAGGCGTGCTTTCCGCTGTCATAGAATAA